A portion of the uncultured Draconibacterium sp. genome contains these proteins:
- a CDS encoding TraG family conjugative transposon ATPase — protein MKVKPIEKSLPILGFKGDIVVSNNLDMGFGLKLELPELLSCSTEQLYMLHDTFQRAVNLLPENTLLHKQDFFFVKHFNSEKELQNQNSKFSLNRDYLKHFDGRAYLKHECYIYVSLLNVGLLKNYLGSSLIFSRKQRQDEVNLNDKINELRSNLSSVFQQSGIQCTPVSQEEAIGNENTTGLIERYLTLNFHKGQPLLGGIDFRDRLRVMDRFVEILSLSDYTHLPSELKPTNGHPQTGLPVSFVYPVSYNLPFSHITNQFIYMPGQQQVKTALESNYKKIYSLSKFSSENKVNAGLIENFLDTVQATGEKIVKTHFNVMLFDESIPELKKHKSEAASAFSLMNCFPYQHTFDLPLLFFACVPFSTQLPETELFITQVPQACCLINFEGEVKNSQSKFVINLSNRQEGCPVKIDLSDEPMKKHLIHNRNKIIVGGSGSGKSFFTNHLLRQYAESGNCHIVLLDVGRSYEILTHYLNERLKAKGGAKMIEFSEKNPISFNPFVVDGSPDLERRQTILSVIYTIYKEDLTEMEKDVIAFSVNRYFETKRKKKRSFNDYYEFCKDIIPRLAKEESIEFNSNEFFFILSKYYKGGEYDYLLNKPMQTDEFFSCPFLVFELDAIKDHPVIFPVATLIIMDIFLQKMRKLKGTRKVICLEEAWKAIATPQMADYLKYFFKTIRKFFGEAMVVTQEVDDVISSPIIRDAIINNADTRILLDMGKFKNKFDEISRFLGLNNFQKEQILSINKNLPSNRKFKEVFISLGEYSRVFALEVSRAEYYCYTTEQTEKEQLLEQLNDDQSILEILKQM, from the coding sequence ATGAAAGTAAAACCCATAGAAAAAAGCCTGCCTATCCTTGGATTTAAAGGAGATATTGTTGTTTCCAATAACCTGGATATGGGCTTTGGCCTGAAATTGGAACTGCCGGAACTGCTTTCCTGCAGCACCGAACAGCTGTATATGCTCCACGATACCTTTCAAAGGGCTGTGAACCTTTTACCCGAAAATACCCTGCTTCACAAACAGGACTTCTTTTTTGTAAAGCATTTCAACAGTGAGAAAGAATTGCAAAATCAAAACAGTAAATTCAGTCTTAACCGAGACTACTTAAAACATTTTGACGGCAGGGCTTACCTAAAACACGAGTGCTATATTTATGTCAGTCTGCTAAATGTTGGCCTGCTGAAAAACTACCTGGGATCATCACTGATATTTTCCCGGAAACAAAGACAAGATGAAGTTAATCTCAATGATAAAATTAACGAACTCCGCTCCAATCTCAGTTCAGTATTTCAGCAAAGCGGGATTCAATGCACACCGGTAAGCCAGGAGGAAGCCATCGGTAATGAAAATACTACCGGCTTAATCGAAAGATATTTGACCCTTAATTTTCATAAGGGACAACCATTGTTGGGAGGTATAGATTTCAGGGACAGGTTAAGGGTGATGGACCGTTTTGTGGAAATACTCAGCTTAAGTGACTACACACATTTACCTTCGGAGCTTAAGCCCACAAACGGCCATCCCCAAACCGGCCTGCCGGTTTCCTTTGTTTATCCTGTTAGCTACAACCTTCCGTTTTCGCATATCACCAATCAGTTTATTTATATGCCGGGCCAACAGCAGGTAAAGACAGCTTTGGAAAGCAACTACAAAAAGATTTACAGCCTTTCAAAATTTTCTTCGGAAAACAAGGTAAATGCAGGCCTGATTGAAAATTTTCTGGATACGGTACAAGCCACCGGGGAGAAAATTGTAAAGACACATTTTAATGTGATGCTTTTTGATGAATCCATTCCTGAACTGAAAAAGCACAAAAGTGAAGCAGCTTCAGCTTTTTCATTGATGAACTGTTTTCCCTACCAGCACACCTTTGATTTGCCTTTGTTGTTTTTTGCATGTGTTCCTTTTTCCACACAACTACCCGAAACGGAACTGTTTATTACACAGGTTCCACAGGCTTGCTGCCTGATCAATTTTGAGGGAGAAGTCAAAAATTCTCAATCAAAGTTTGTCATTAATCTTTCTAACCGACAAGAGGGCTGTCCTGTTAAAATTGATTTGTCCGATGAACCCATGAAAAAGCATCTCATCCATAACCGAAACAAAATTATTGTTGGCGGTTCAGGTTCAGGAAAATCGTTTTTCACCAACCACCTGCTACGGCAATATGCGGAAAGTGGCAATTGCCACATTGTTTTGTTGGATGTAGGTCGCAGCTATGAAATTCTGACCCATTACCTCAATGAACGCTTAAAAGCTAAAGGTGGAGCAAAAATGATAGAGTTTTCGGAAAAAAATCCCATTTCATTCAATCCCTTTGTAGTGGATGGTTCGCCTGATTTGGAACGCAGACAAACCATTTTGTCGGTTATTTATACGATTTACAAGGAAGACCTTACAGAAATGGAAAAGGATGTCATTGCTTTTTCGGTGAATCGCTATTTTGAGACAAAACGTAAAAAGAAACGCTCGTTTAACGATTACTACGAGTTTTGCAAGGACATCATTCCACGGTTGGCCAAAGAAGAATCCATTGAGTTTAATAGCAATGAATTTTTCTTTATTCTCAGTAAATACTACAAAGGAGGAGAATACGATTACCTGTTAAATAAACCCATGCAAACCGATGAGTTTTTCTCCTGTCCGTTTCTGGTGTTCGAGCTGGATGCCATAAAAGACCATCCGGTTATTTTTCCGGTAGCCACGCTGATCATCATGGATATTTTTCTGCAGAAGATGCGGAAGCTTAAAGGTACCCGAAAAGTTATCTGTCTGGAAGAAGCCTGGAAAGCCATCGCCACACCACAAATGGCAGATTATCTAAAGTATTTTTTCAAAACCATTCGTAAATTCTTTGGAGAAGCGATGGTGGTAACACAGGAAGTGGACGATGTGATCTCATCGCCCATTATCCGTGATGCGATTATCAACAATGCCGATACCCGGATTCTGCTGGATATGGGCAAGTTCAAAAACAAGTTCGATGAAATCAGTCGTTTTCTGGGATTGAATAATTTTCAAAAAGAACAAATCCTGTCGATCAATAAAAATCTTCCATCCAACCGAAAATTTAAGGAGGTATTTATCTCGCTGGGAGAATATTCACGGGTTTTTGCACTGGAAGTTAGCCGTGCCGAATACTATTGTTACACCACCGAACAAACCGAAAAGGAACAACTACTGGAACAACTGAACGATGACCAATCCATTCTGGAGATCTTAAAACAAATGTAA
- the traK gene encoding conjugative transposon protein TraK, whose amino-acid sequence MHKQFDIQRKFRFIVYVLVLISLSLMGVSSYIYYESVQLVELSKEKIYVLDNGKSLLVALREDISENRDAEARDHVKRFHELFFTLEPDKTYIENNVREALYLADRSAMEQYQAFKENNLYNQVIASDISMTLQTDSIRLDFSAYPYRFTFIGKQKIVRKSNITIRSLKTSGNLRNISRTDNNPHGFLMENWRIDENKDLESIRRKSF is encoded by the coding sequence ATGCATAAACAATTTGATATACAACGTAAGTTCCGCTTTATCGTTTACGTACTGGTTTTGATCAGCCTTTCGCTGATGGGGGTGAGCAGTTACATCTACTATGAGTCGGTGCAGCTGGTAGAACTTTCCAAAGAGAAAATCTATGTGCTTGATAACGGTAAATCTCTGCTGGTCGCTCTTCGGGAAGATATCAGTGAAAACAGGGATGCTGAAGCCAGGGATCATGTAAAACGTTTTCATGAGCTGTTTTTTACCCTCGAACCCGATAAAACCTACATTGAAAACAACGTCAGGGAAGCCTTGTATCTGGCTGACCGGAGTGCCATGGAGCAGTATCAGGCTTTTAAGGAGAATAACCTGTATAACCAGGTGATCGCTTCTGATATCAGCATGACCCTGCAGACGGATTCCATTCGGCTGGATTTTTCAGCATATCCCTATCGCTTTACGTTTATCGGAAAGCAAAAGATCGTTCGTAAATCCAACATTACCATCCGCAGCTTAAAGACCTCCGGTAACCTGAGAAACATCTCCCGGACAGACAATAATCCCCATGGTTTTCTGATGGAAAACTGGCGGATTGATGAGAACAAAGACCTGGAAAGCATACGCAGAAAATCATTCTAA
- the traM gene encoding conjugative transposon protein TraM, with translation MKKILIKNKALFILPLALLPFVILIFWILGGGGVSEEKEKLAQSPNRGINYDLPDADNSIEIYDKMEAYQKDDQQVAEVSEVNIQDTSQTEEVSLQDSMVQDNTLLDENADQKEILAHIRNKEKLVQQELQGEPVVRKKKTTTPSQFQSNPVEPIVKKQVKTKNVVPPKLSTTGIEELDEIIDKNVLLSRKNDSLNFYLQQAQGRLQQIEATQNRSFTLEKNRSSGFNKEEPMNTPLIKAEIYETTTVLNGNRVKLRLLEDTRINAQKIPRNTFLYGICKIKNERLLIEITQMPVQENFVPVKLAICDLDGLEGLYVPDNAARKVYQEVGASTNTSSLMGVTNNPLTYTGIRAADRAAQTMLKRVRLKKVTVKKNTRIYIINQK, from the coding sequence ATGAAGAAAATTTTGATAAAGAATAAAGCGCTGTTTATCCTTCCACTGGCATTATTACCCTTTGTGATTTTAATCTTCTGGATATTGGGTGGAGGAGGAGTTTCAGAGGAAAAAGAAAAGCTTGCTCAGTCACCCAATAGAGGAATAAACTACGACCTGCCGGATGCGGATAATTCCATTGAAATCTACGATAAAATGGAAGCTTATCAGAAGGATGATCAGCAGGTGGCTGAAGTTTCTGAAGTAAATATTCAGGATACTTCTCAGACTGAAGAAGTGAGTCTTCAGGATAGTATGGTACAGGACAATACCTTACTTGATGAAAATGCAGATCAGAAAGAAATTCTTGCTCATATCCGAAATAAAGAAAAGTTGGTGCAGCAGGAATTGCAAGGAGAGCCGGTCGTGCGTAAAAAGAAAACAACAACTCCTTCACAATTCCAAAGTAATCCTGTTGAACCGATAGTTAAAAAGCAGGTGAAAACAAAAAATGTAGTACCGCCAAAATTATCAACTACCGGAATTGAAGAACTGGATGAGATCATCGATAAAAACGTCCTTCTCAGTCGTAAAAACGATTCTCTAAATTTTTATCTGCAACAGGCACAGGGAAGATTGCAACAGATTGAGGCGACCCAAAACCGGTCCTTTACCCTGGAGAAAAACCGGTCATCCGGATTTAACAAGGAAGAGCCAATGAATACTCCGCTCATAAAAGCTGAGATCTATGAAACAACAACGGTGCTCAACGGCAACCGGGTAAAACTTCGCCTGCTGGAAGACACCCGGATCAATGCTCAGAAAATACCACGTAACACATTTCTCTACGGAATCTGTAAGATCAAAAATGAACGGCTACTTATAGAGATCACGCAAATGCCTGTTCAGGAAAACTTTGTTCCGGTAAAACTTGCGATCTGTGATCTGGATGGACTGGAAGGACTTTATGTGCCGGATAATGCCGCACGAAAAGTTTACCAGGAAGTGGGTGCTTCTACCAATACCTCTTCGCTGATGGGCGTTACGAATAATCCGTTGACTTATACCGGAATTCGTGCAGCCGACCGGGCTGCCCAAACCATGCTCAAACGGGTACGCCTGAAAAAAGTAACCGTCAAGAAAAACACTCGGATTTATATCATCAATCAAAAATAA
- a CDS encoding DUF4138 domain-containing protein: MKQTIFIIAFFLFSLAGYAQNQLEICQNKTTHLIAEEKITYLQVGDPDKLIAEVVPEQPNMVRVKAVDDFIGESSLTVVSANRSYSLFVKYSDANKISYKLEEFHGEKAGDPNIGPVPEYLLKELCGQILRDCTQKTIQSKSKKDGIIFRLRNLYLKQDLLFFELEITNTTNIVLDLEAINWWIDDRKQVKATNVQEYLVEELYRHYKWERIPAKTTLREVVVLPKFIVPDKRILKIELLEKALGNTGRKLTLEVKNKAILKANSF, encoded by the coding sequence ATGAAACAAACAATATTTATCATCGCATTCTTTCTTTTTTCACTGGCAGGATATGCCCAGAATCAATTAGAAATCTGTCAAAACAAAACCACACATCTGATCGCCGAAGAAAAAATTACTTATCTGCAGGTGGGTGATCCTGATAAACTGATTGCTGAGGTAGTTCCTGAACAGCCCAATATGGTCAGGGTAAAAGCTGTGGATGATTTTATAGGAGAATCCTCACTGACAGTTGTAAGTGCCAATCGCTCGTATTCCTTGTTTGTAAAATATTCTGATGCGAATAAGATCTCCTATAAGCTGGAAGAATTTCATGGGGAGAAAGCAGGAGATCCAAATATTGGCCCGGTGCCGGAATACCTGCTAAAAGAGTTGTGTGGACAGATCCTTCGGGATTGCACGCAAAAAACGATTCAGTCAAAAAGCAAAAAAGACGGTATTATTTTTCGTTTGAGAAATCTTTACCTCAAGCAGGATTTGCTGTTTTTTGAACTGGAAATCACCAACACCACCAATATTGTTCTGGATTTGGAAGCCATCAATTGGTGGATCGATGACAGGAAGCAGGTAAAAGCCACTAATGTACAGGAGTACCTTGTAGAAGAATTGTATCGGCATTATAAATGGGAGCGCATTCCTGCGAAAACCACACTTCGGGAGGTGGTGGTATTACCCAAGTTTATTGTTCCCGATAAACGTATCCTGAAAATAGAACTGTTGGAAAAAGCCCTGGGAAATACCGGAAGGAAACTAACGCTGGAGGTGAAAAACAAAGCCATCCTAAAAGCTAACTCATTCTAG
- a CDS encoding type IV secretory system conjugative DNA transfer family protein, whose protein sequence is MLNESRELQRLHEGFRFFSYLLLFVVLYISQLHYFMEKGLYIPEFSAVTDKLISMPYLKNSTLAKIICLGFLIVTCIGTKAKKDRDLKVSNIVIQVLIGLAMYWGSLLLFEISLVYLLLSFFGFVLLNIVFDNISKLINVNLMKDRFNLQNESFPQEQGYEENEYSINLETLYQYKNKQYEGWINVVNPFRGTIVIGTPGSGKSYSVVIPFIKQHLEKGFAMCVYDFKYPDLSQVTYNYFLKAKKEKALPESTGFYVINFDDVRKSYRCNPLAPELMESPIDAFESSRTVLYNLNREWIRKQGEFFAESAVSFFAAVIWFLKKYKKGEYCTLPHAIELLQLDYDDLFPILAREKDVENIINPFVNAHRRGASKQLEGQLGGLKIAIAKIISKEIYWICSGNDFSLDINNPKNPKVVCLANNPLRIEMYGAVLSLFLTRMMKVINQRGQHKSSLIFDELPTIYFRGLDTLIATARSNKISTLAGLQTIDQLIRDYGKEQANAMLTNIGNVFAGQSIGETAKFIQGRMGKILQERQSININRNTQSSTISTQMDFLVPEGKIATLPQGYMVGQVADNFGQQLSQRNFNCLIDVDTSAIEKEEEQFKTIPDIYRFDHIDKVLENNRNKICNDIVGILRNET, encoded by the coding sequence ATGCTTAACGAATCCAGGGAATTACAACGCCTGCACGAGGGCTTCAGGTTCTTTTCTTACCTGCTGCTTTTTGTGGTGCTTTATATCAGTCAGCTCCATTATTTTATGGAGAAAGGACTGTACATCCCGGAATTTTCAGCCGTAACAGACAAGCTGATTTCCATGCCATACCTGAAAAACAGCACATTGGCAAAAATAATATGCCTGGGATTTTTGATCGTTACCTGCATTGGTACCAAAGCTAAAAAAGACCGCGATTTGAAAGTTTCCAATATCGTGATTCAGGTGCTGATTGGGCTGGCCATGTATTGGGGGAGCTTATTGCTATTTGAAATTTCGTTGGTGTATTTACTGCTTTCTTTCTTTGGTTTTGTCCTGCTAAACATTGTCTTTGACAATATCTCCAAACTAATCAATGTGAACCTGATGAAGGATCGTTTTAACCTGCAAAATGAAAGTTTCCCACAGGAGCAGGGCTATGAGGAGAATGAGTATTCCATCAATCTGGAAACATTGTACCAGTATAAAAACAAACAATACGAAGGCTGGATTAATGTGGTCAATCCCTTTCGTGGAACCATTGTAATAGGTACCCCCGGATCGGGAAAATCCTATTCAGTGGTTATACCCTTTATCAAACAACACCTGGAGAAAGGTTTTGCCATGTGTGTTTATGATTTTAAATACCCCGATCTTTCGCAGGTTACCTATAACTATTTTCTGAAAGCCAAAAAAGAAAAGGCCTTACCGGAAAGCACCGGATTTTATGTTATCAACTTTGATGATGTCCGTAAATCTTATCGTTGTAATCCGTTGGCACCGGAACTGATGGAAAGCCCCATCGATGCCTTTGAATCGTCAAGAACTGTACTCTATAATCTGAACCGTGAATGGATCCGTAAACAGGGAGAGTTTTTTGCAGAATCCGCCGTTTCCTTTTTCGCTGCCGTAATCTGGTTCCTGAAGAAATACAAGAAAGGCGAATATTGTACCCTTCCTCATGCCATCGAACTACTACAGCTGGATTACGACGATCTGTTTCCTATTCTTGCCAGAGAAAAGGATGTGGAGAACATCATCAATCCCTTTGTAAACGCACATAGACGCGGAGCCAGTAAACAGCTGGAAGGCCAGTTGGGAGGTCTGAAAATTGCTATCGCCAAAATCATTAGTAAAGAAATCTACTGGATTTGTTCAGGGAATGATTTCTCTCTGGACATTAACAATCCTAAAAATCCCAAGGTAGTCTGTTTGGCAAATAATCCGCTTCGAATAGAAATGTACGGAGCTGTACTGTCCTTGTTTCTCACCCGTATGATGAAAGTGATCAACCAAAGAGGGCAGCATAAATCATCGTTAATATTTGATGAACTTCCAACGATCTATTTTCGCGGATTGGATACGCTGATTGCAACGGCCAGAAGCAATAAAATATCCACACTGGCTGGACTACAAACCATCGATCAGCTGATCCGGGATTATGGAAAAGAACAGGCCAATGCGATGTTAACCAACATCGGAAATGTATTTGCCGGACAATCCATAGGCGAAACCGCCAAGTTTATCCAGGGCCGCATGGGAAAAATCCTGCAGGAACGCCAGTCCATAAATATCAACCGAAATACCCAGTCATCGACAATCTCCACCCAAATGGATTTTCTGGTACCCGAAGGAAAAATTGCCACACTGCCACAAGGCTATATGGTGGGGCAGGTAGCCGATAACTTCGGACAGCAGTTAAGTCAGCGCAATTTTAACTGCCTGATAGATGTGGATACATCAGCCATTGAAAAAGAAGAGGAGCAATTTAAAACCATACCAGACATTTATCGCTTCGACCACATTGACAAAGTACTCGAAAATAACCGCAATAAGATATGTAACGACATAGTAGGCATACTTCGCAATGAGACATAA
- a CDS encoding DUF3945 domain-containing protein has product MEQSTRIKKEEIPFEKLEKVGVDKEFVSRMDENELKDFLNGFRSQKLYTINATINDEQKRIPAKLRLKKEQDGSITVKVHPIQRLSIPEKYMGHTFSQEERNKLVAERNLGKTIELTGKDGKKDSYYLALDPKTNELIPLRTKNIKVPDKIKGATLSAEQKQKLARGEKVYLDKMTGRNGKQFGASLQVDAANRTINFSEFKQEKAQDKKMAKSQGVQMER; this is encoded by the coding sequence ATGGAACAAAGTACCCGTATTAAGAAAGAAGAAATTCCTTTTGAAAAACTGGAAAAAGTGGGCGTGGACAAGGAATTTGTTAGTCGCATGGATGAGAATGAACTAAAAGATTTTCTGAATGGATTTCGTAGTCAGAAACTCTACACCATCAACGCCACAATTAACGACGAGCAAAAACGAATCCCGGCAAAACTACGTCTGAAAAAAGAACAGGATGGATCTATAACAGTAAAAGTACATCCCATTCAGCGCTTAAGTATTCCTGAGAAGTACATGGGGCACACCTTCAGTCAGGAAGAGCGGAACAAACTGGTGGCAGAACGAAACCTGGGAAAAACCATTGAGCTCACCGGTAAGGATGGTAAAAAGGACAGTTATTATCTGGCACTCGATCCGAAAACCAATGAGCTGATTCCGCTCCGGACAAAAAATATCAAAGTGCCGGATAAAATCAAAGGAGCAACTTTATCGGCCGAACAAAAGCAAAAACTGGCTCGTGGAGAAAAGGTCTATCTGGATAAAATGACCGGAAGAAATGGAAAACAATTTGGAGCTTCTTTACAAGTCGATGCCGCTAACCGAACCATTAATTTTTCTGAATTTAAACAGGAAAAAGCACAGGATAAGAAGATGGCAAAAAGCCAGGGAGTACAAATGGAAAGGTAG
- the mobC gene encoding plasmid mobilization relaxosome protein MobC — MPTKSAENNKRDQMLLVRVSRDEKLRIKSLTRSEGYPCMSDYVRSRIFSRLDKKAISLDENTSQQLRDLDYELNKIGVNLNQLSKKMNSFSGYNVGDNDRHLLKQAFNMMMQCLAFLQKQLN; from the coding sequence ATGCCAACAAAATCGGCTGAAAATAATAAACGGGACCAGATGCTGCTCGTAAGGGTAAGCAGGGATGAAAAGCTTCGGATAAAGTCCTTGACCCGATCCGAAGGTTATCCCTGTATGAGCGATTATGTACGATCCCGGATCTTCAGTCGATTGGATAAAAAGGCAATTTCTTTGGATGAAAATACCAGTCAGCAATTACGGGATTTGGATTACGAACTCAATAAAATTGGAGTAAATCTCAACCAGCTATCCAAAAAAATGAATTCTTTTTCTGGCTATAATGTTGGCGATAATGACCGGCACTTGTTAAAACAAGCCTTCAATATGATGATGCAATGCCTGGCATTTTTGCAGAAGCAACTCAACTAA
- a CDS encoding relaxase/mobilization nuclease domain-containing protein → MPGIFAEATQLILAMVIVIHQSTSTQNALFYNEKKVEQKKAVFYKSANTPTINPFAGSKQDRLNTLKKIEDMNTRVKSKGLHISVNPTVTDLVKLGDTGIRTEIGNLMEHLGYGNQPYFVFKHTDLDRTHFHIVSTRIDKTTFRKIRDDYEKQKTQRFIKSLEQKYDLTKEQSQVQSNLKFSAGSRNLKQNLESLFYQLNQIDSISNKQLYNKSLELFNVEVRKSGRGHVVFITDENGSPVRYPIRLSEFEERPRFHLSQSAEKEQQIASPMIDEFQLAQWARDLNRLIERSNRRKKEPTMKYKVKNRDQGMSR, encoded by the coding sequence ATGCCTGGCATTTTTGCAGAAGCAACTCAACTAATTCTTGCCATGGTTATCGTGATCCATCAATCAACCAGCACGCAAAACGCTTTGTTTTACAACGAAAAGAAAGTGGAACAAAAGAAAGCTGTATTTTATAAAAGTGCCAATACGCCAACCATCAATCCTTTTGCCGGATCAAAACAAGACAGGTTAAACACCCTTAAAAAGATTGAGGACATGAATACCCGTGTAAAAAGTAAAGGACTGCATATTTCTGTGAATCCGACGGTGACAGATCTGGTAAAACTGGGAGACACTGGCATCCGCACCGAAATCGGTAACCTAATGGAACACCTGGGCTATGGGAATCAACCTTATTTTGTATTCAAACATACCGACCTGGACCGGACACACTTTCATATCGTTTCCACACGCATTGATAAAACAACATTCCGAAAGATCAGAGATGATTACGAGAAACAAAAAACTCAACGGTTTATTAAATCCCTGGAACAAAAATATGATCTGACCAAAGAACAGAGCCAGGTTCAATCCAATCTGAAATTTTCGGCAGGTAGCCGGAACCTGAAACAAAACCTGGAAAGTTTGTTTTACCAGCTGAATCAAATTGATTCGATTAGCAATAAACAACTTTACAACAAATCACTGGAGCTTTTTAATGTGGAAGTCCGGAAATCAGGCAGAGGACACGTAGTATTTATTACGGATGAAAACGGAAGCCCGGTTCGCTATCCCATCCGGCTTTCTGAATTTGAAGAGCGACCACGATTTCATCTTTCCCAAAGTGCTGAAAAGGAGCAGCAAATTGCTTCGCCCATGATTGACGAGTTTCAGTTAGCACAATGGGCCAGAGATTTGAATCGATTGATAGAGCGTAGTAACCGGCGTAAAAAGGAACCAACGATGAAGTATAAGGTGAAAAATAGGGATCAGGGAATGAGTCGCTGA
- a CDS encoding N-6 DNA methylase — protein sequence MDKLGRFYTESVFSELLVKQINSDNPKHILDLGVGDGALLSAAHNKWNNAVFSAIDIEEKDFKDLPRINFIKKDLLCHSGEITLDLSNKLVDIAICNPPYSKISNKIDYSSIFKDIGFTNCLKLKYITTDLLFLAFNLSLLKKDGQLGIILPDTLITSSDFKLFRKDLLKFDIECIIELPDKIFKKTEAKTYILILNNRHNAKPFINLFLANKNGQIVKTLTVGQEQLSKRLDYTYNSYNKIDIVKGTTLKEIGAEISRGRYTRKKLEEKQKLFFHTSDFKGREISLSSKPIEDKKSYAKEHDILIARVGSRVLGKFCLVKRGTIEISDCVFKVSLPSEFVRPFIDALDSQYGRNWFKAHSHGVCAKLISKEDLLEFRIPSNRINKV from the coding sequence ATGGATAAGTTAGGTAGATTTTATACGGAATCCGTTTTTTCTGAATTGCTTGTAAAGCAAATAAATTCAGATAATCCTAAACATATATTGGACTTAGGAGTAGGAGACGGAGCCTTACTTTCAGCCGCTCATAATAAATGGAATAATGCTGTATTCTCTGCCATCGATATTGAGGAAAAAGACTTTAAAGATTTACCTCGAATTAACTTCATCAAGAAAGATTTATTATGTCATTCAGGAGAAATTACGCTGGATTTATCAAATAAATTGGTTGATATTGCAATATGTAATCCACCTTACTCAAAAATTAGTAATAAGATTGACTATTCTAGCATTTTTAAGGACATTGGATTTACAAACTGTTTAAAGCTGAAATACATTACAACTGATCTATTATTTTTAGCTTTTAATCTTAGTTTACTGAAAAAAGACGGTCAACTTGGAATAATTCTTCCAGATACCTTAATAACTTCTTCGGATTTTAAATTATTTAGAAAGGATTTACTTAAGTTTGATATTGAATGTATCATTGAACTCCCTGACAAAATCTTTAAAAAAACAGAAGCAAAAACCTATATTCTAATTTTAAATAATAGACATAACGCAAAACCTTTTATTAATTTATTCCTTGCAAATAAAAATGGACAAATTGTCAAAACCCTTACCGTTGGACAAGAGCAGTTAAGTAAACGGTTGGATTATACTTATAATTCATATAATAAAATTGATATTGTCAAGGGGACTACATTAAAAGAAATTGGTGCCGAAATTTCCAGAGGTCGTTATACGCGAAAGAAGTTAGAGGAAAAACAAAAATTGTTTTTTCATACATCTGATTTTAAGGGAAGGGAGATTTCTTTATCGTCCAAACCAATAGAAGATAAAAAGTCTTATGCAAAAGAACACGATATCTTAATTGCACGAGTTGGTTCAAGGGTATTAGGAAAATTTTGTTTGGTAAAAAGAGGGACTATCGAAATATCAGATTGTGTATTTAAAGTTTCTTTGCCCTCAGAATTTGTAAGACCATTTATAGACGCACTAGATTCTCAATATGGCAGAAATTGGTTCAAGGCACATTCGCATGGAGTTTGTGCAAAATTGATTAGTAAAGAAGATCTATTAGAATTCAGAATCCCATCAAACAGAATAAATAAAGTCTGA